A single Gemmatimonadota bacterium DNA region contains:
- the pckA gene encoding phosphoenolpyruvate carboxykinase (ATP) encodes MSANSLKDQGLAPTGTVHFNMVPPELFDAAARRQEGQFADMGPYAAVTAPHTGRSPKDKFLVSNPSTDGDVDWGDVNRKMDPAHFTALLADVQAYLDKQPELFVQDLYCGADPNYQLSVRYVSPNAWQMAFVRNMFIRPDRKTLETFAPNFTVLHAPEMQADPAKHGTRTGTFVVLNLAKRMILIGGTRYAGELKKAMFTVMNYMLPKQGVLSMHCSANIGKAGDTALFFGLSGTGKTTLSADPSRDLIGDDEHGWSKEGVFNFEGGCYAKVINLSPDTEPDIYRTTQMFGTILENVVLDDQKRIKFADQSITENTRASYPLTYIPNHVPSGRGGHPKNVVLLTADAFGVLPPISKLTPEQAMYYFLSGYTAKVAGTERGVTEPQATFSAAFGAVFLVWPAAKYADMLGELLREHGSNVWLLNTGWSGGPYGVGKRMKLSYTRAMVNALLSGALDKVPTTTDPIFGLNVPQSVPEVPKEILNARGTWEDKDAYDKQARKLAGMFRDNFAQFKGTSEAIKAAGPKG; translated from the coding sequence ATGTCCGCAAATTCACTCAAGGATCAGGGCCTCGCACCCACCGGCACTGTTCATTTCAACATGGTGCCACCGGAGCTCTTCGACGCAGCTGCTCGGCGTCAGGAAGGCCAGTTCGCCGACATGGGACCGTACGCCGCCGTCACCGCACCGCACACCGGCCGCTCACCCAAGGACAAGTTCCTGGTCAGCAACCCTTCCACTGACGGCGATGTCGATTGGGGCGATGTGAATCGCAAGATGGATCCCGCGCACTTCACCGCTCTCCTTGCGGACGTCCAGGCGTACCTCGACAAGCAGCCGGAGCTCTTCGTTCAGGATCTGTATTGCGGAGCAGATCCCAACTACCAGCTCTCGGTTCGCTACGTCTCGCCAAATGCATGGCAGATGGCATTCGTGCGGAACATGTTCATTCGTCCCGATCGCAAGACGCTCGAAACCTTCGCGCCCAACTTCACGGTGCTTCACGCGCCCGAGATGCAGGCCGATCCTGCGAAGCACGGTACACGTACCGGCACCTTCGTAGTACTGAACCTCGCCAAGCGCATGATCCTCATCGGCGGAACACGCTACGCCGGCGAGCTCAAGAAGGCGATGTTCACGGTGATGAACTACATGCTCCCCAAGCAGGGCGTCCTCTCCATGCACTGCTCGGCGAACATCGGCAAGGCCGGCGATACCGCACTTTTCTTCGGACTCTCGGGAACGGGTAAGACGACGCTTTCCGCCGATCCATCGCGCGACCTCATCGGTGACGACGAGCACGGCTGGTCCAAAGAGGGCGTGTTCAATTTCGAGGGCGGATGCTACGCCAAAGTGATCAATCTGTCGCCGGACACCGAGCCTGACATCTACCGCACCACGCAGATGTTCGGCACCATCCTCGAGAACGTCGTACTCGACGATCAGAAGCGCATCAAGTTCGCCGATCAGTCGATCACGGAGAACACACGCGCTTCCTATCCGCTCACGTACATCCCGAACCACGTGCCGAGCGGGCGCGGTGGACATCCAAAGAACGTAGTCCTGCTTACCGCCGACGCATTCGGCGTGCTGCCGCCAATCTCCAAGCTCACCCCAGAACAGGCGATGTACTACTTCCTGTCCGGCTACACCGCCAAGGTCGCAGGCACCGAGCGCGGTGTGACCGAGCCGCAGGCGACCTTCAGCGCTGCATTCGGCGCGGTGTTCCTGGTCTGGCCAGCAGCGAAATACGCGGACATGCTCGGCGAGCTGCTGCGCGAGCACGGCTCGAACGTCTGGCTCCTCAACACCGGCTGGAGCGGCGGCCCGTACGGCGTCGGCAAGCGCATGAAGCTGAGCTACACGCGAGCCATGGTCAACGCCTTGCTGAGCGGTGCGCTCGACAAGGTTCCGACCACGACCGATCCGATCTTCGGCCTCAATGTACCGCAGTCGGTGCCGGAAGTCCCCAAGGAGATCCTGAACGCGCGCGGTACGTGGGAGGATAAGGACGCGTACGACAAGCAGGCACGCAAGCTCGCCGGCATGTTCCGCGATAACTTCGCGCAGTTCAAGGGCACCTCGGAGGCGATCAAGGCCGCCGGACCAAAGGGATAA
- a CDS encoding CusA/CzcA family heavy metal efflux RND transporter: MPQIEEPGSMEGAAQSFVNRVVGASLAQPLLTGILAVVLIGVGAWSFSRLPVDAYPDVSPPMVEIISQWPGHAAEEVERLITVPVEAGMNGTPNLKVMRSVSLYGLSDVTMTFDDRTDTYFARQQVFERIPDLSLPDGVSSSVAPMSSPSGLVYRYVVQSPDRTPMQLKNIQDWILEKQYKAVPGVADMSSLGGQTMQYQVLVDPTKLAGAGLNVSTLANALGNNNGNAGGGFYSEGGQFYYVRGLGRINTLEDIANTVVAVQNGTPVLVKDVGSVEIGYAPRLGQFGFNDQNDAVEGVILMRTGEQAQTVLKRVEQKTNELNTRILPKDVKVVPFYDRSDLIQLTTKTVEDNLLRGIVLVVVILIFFLYDIRSGLIVAVSIPLALMFAFICLDLKGIPANLLSIGAIDFGILVDGAVVMVENIHRQLARRHGTAYDIKTVITEAAAEVDRPIVYAIAVIIAGFSPIYVLTGPSGRLFKPMADTTIFALIGSLLVTITLLPVVCAVVLRGGVKERRNATFEWILLQYRRGLEWSLQHAKIVLWGSIVIGVACLLLITRIGGEFMPKLDEGALWVRATMPYTISFEESSKIVPQIRAIIKSFPEVTLVASEHGRPDDGTDATGFFNAEFYVGLKPYGEWHGKYHTKPELIAAIDKKLRVYPGITFNYTQPAEDAVDEAETGLKSSLDAKIFGTDLKVLQERGTEIKKVLDQVRGITQVTLVQELGQPALTVTADRAKMARYGLNVSDVNGLIEAAVGGAAATQVVQGEQLYDLVVRLQPQFRETADEIGNILIATPSGAQIPLREVTTLKIDNGASFIYRQDNSRYIGLQYSVTGRDLAGAVDDARAQVERKVKLPPGYSIVWGGEFEEYTASRRQLQIVLPLTLAVIFILLFALYRNFKFPFITVVGVLLSAPLGGLVALWISGTPFSVSSGIGFLALFGVSVQTAVVYISYANELRLGGLGISEATLDAALLRLRPIMMTALVAALGLLPAAFSTGVGSDSQRPFAMVIVGGLFSRLLLSVFLMPVLYLMVSRQNDELHV, from the coding sequence ATGCCACAGATAGAGGAGCCGGGTTCGATGGAGGGCGCGGCACAATCGTTCGTTAATCGCGTCGTAGGCGCGTCGCTGGCACAGCCACTGTTGACCGGAATTCTCGCGGTGGTGTTGATAGGAGTCGGTGCGTGGTCCTTTTCCCGACTTCCGGTCGACGCGTATCCCGACGTCTCGCCTCCGATGGTCGAGATCATATCTCAGTGGCCGGGCCACGCTGCTGAAGAGGTGGAGCGACTGATCACAGTACCGGTCGAAGCTGGCATGAACGGCACGCCGAATCTGAAAGTCATGCGATCGGTCTCGCTGTACGGCCTGTCCGATGTGACGATGACGTTCGACGATCGGACCGACACGTATTTCGCACGGCAGCAGGTGTTCGAGCGCATACCGGATCTGAGCCTGCCTGACGGTGTGTCGTCGTCCGTGGCCCCGATGTCGTCGCCATCGGGGTTGGTGTATCGATACGTGGTCCAGAGTCCGGACCGCACACCGATGCAGCTCAAGAACATTCAGGACTGGATTCTCGAAAAACAGTACAAGGCCGTGCCTGGTGTCGCCGACATGTCGTCGCTTGGCGGCCAGACGATGCAGTACCAGGTGCTGGTCGATCCCACCAAGCTTGCAGGGGCCGGACTGAACGTGTCCACTCTGGCGAACGCGCTTGGGAACAACAACGGGAACGCAGGCGGCGGCTTCTACTCCGAGGGCGGACAGTTTTATTACGTTCGCGGACTCGGTCGAATCAACACGCTGGAGGACATCGCAAACACCGTGGTCGCCGTGCAGAACGGAACGCCGGTGCTGGTGAAGGACGTCGGATCTGTCGAGATCGGTTATGCGCCGCGGCTCGGTCAGTTCGGCTTCAACGACCAGAACGACGCTGTGGAAGGCGTGATCCTGATGCGCACCGGCGAGCAGGCGCAGACGGTACTCAAGCGCGTCGAACAGAAGACGAACGAGCTCAATACAAGAATTCTTCCCAAGGACGTCAAGGTCGTCCCGTTCTACGATCGCAGCGATCTCATACAGCTCACGACCAAGACGGTGGAGGACAATCTCCTCCGCGGCATCGTTCTGGTAGTGGTGATCCTGATCTTCTTCCTGTACGACATCCGCTCGGGGCTCATCGTCGCGGTGTCGATACCGCTGGCGTTGATGTTTGCGTTCATCTGCCTGGATCTCAAGGGGATCCCGGCGAACCTGCTGTCGATCGGAGCGATCGACTTTGGAATTCTCGTCGATGGCGCCGTGGTGATGGTCGAGAACATCCACCGGCAACTCGCACGACGACACGGCACCGCGTATGACATAAAGACGGTGATTACTGAAGCTGCCGCGGAAGTGGATCGTCCAATCGTGTACGCGATAGCTGTAATTATCGCAGGCTTCTCGCCCATCTACGTCCTTACCGGACCGTCGGGCAGGTTGTTCAAGCCGATGGCCGATACCACGATATTTGCACTGATCGGATCGTTGCTTGTGACGATCACGCTGCTTCCAGTGGTGTGCGCGGTGGTGTTGCGCGGCGGAGTGAAGGAACGCCGGAATGCGACCTTCGAATGGATTCTCCTGCAGTACAGGCGTGGCCTGGAATGGAGTCTCCAGCACGCGAAGATCGTGCTCTGGGGATCGATTGTGATCGGTGTGGCGTGTTTGCTGCTGATTACGCGCATCGGCGGCGAGTTCATGCCCAAGCTGGACGAGGGCGCGCTCTGGGTTCGCGCGACGATGCCGTACACGATCTCGTTCGAGGAGTCATCGAAGATCGTCCCGCAGATAAGGGCGATCATCAAGTCGTTCCCCGAAGTTACACTGGTAGCCTCCGAACACGGCCGCCCGGATGACGGAACCGACGCAACGGGATTCTTCAACGCTGAATTCTACGTGGGACTCAAGCCGTATGGAGAGTGGCACGGCAAGTATCACACGAAACCCGAGCTGATCGCGGCGATCGACAAGAAGCTGCGGGTCTATCCCGGAATCACGTTCAACTACACTCAGCCGGCAGAAGATGCCGTGGACGAAGCCGAAACGGGCCTCAAGAGCTCGCTCGACGCAAAGATATTCGGGACTGATCTGAAAGTTCTGCAGGAGCGGGGAACAGAGATCAAGAAGGTGCTCGATCAGGTGCGCGGTATCACTCAGGTTACGCTTGTCCAGGAGCTGGGCCAGCCTGCGCTGACGGTAACCGCGGATCGCGCAAAGATGGCGCGCTACGGCCTCAACGTCTCGGATGTGAACGGGCTTATCGAGGCCGCCGTCGGCGGCGCAGCGGCAACGCAGGTCGTGCAGGGAGAGCAGTTGTACGATCTCGTAGTGCGGCTGCAGCCACAGTTCCGCGAGACAGCCGACGAGATCGGCAACATTCTCATCGCGACGCCGAGTGGCGCGCAGATCCCGCTTCGTGAGGTGACGACGCTCAAGATCGACAATGGTGCGTCGTTCATTTACCGACAGGACAACTCGCGCTACATCGGTTTGCAGTATTCGGTGACCGGTCGAGATCTGGCCGGCGCAGTGGATGACGCGCGAGCGCAGGTTGAGCGCAAGGTGAAGCTGCCGCCCGGATATTCCATAGTCTGGGGTGGGGAGTTCGAAGAGTACACGGCTTCGCGTCGTCAGCTGCAGATAGTCCTGCCGCTGACGCTCGCGGTGATTTTCATCCTGCTCTTCGCGTTGTATCGGAATTTCAAGTTTCCATTCATCACAGTCGTCGGCGTGCTGTTGTCGGCACCGCTGGGCGGGTTGGTGGCATTGTGGATATCGGGAACACCGTTCTCGGTATCATCCGGAATCGGCTTCCTCGCGTTGTTCGGTGTATCAGTGCAGACGGCGGTGGTCTACATTTCGTACGCCAATGAGCTGAGGCTTGGCGGGCTTGGGATCTCCGAAGCGACGCTGGATGCTGCGTTGCTACGGCTGCGACCGATCATGATGACCGCGCTAGTTGCCGCGCTGGGCCTGCTTCCTGCAGCCTTTTCTACCGGAGTGGGATCCGATTCCCAACGCCCATTCGCGATGGTGATCGTGGGCGGCCTCTTTTCGCGTCTTCTGCTGAGTGTGTTCCTGATGCCGGTATTGTACCTGATGGTATCGCGCCAAAACGACGAACTGCACGTCTAG
- a CDS encoding NADP-dependent malic enzyme — translation MKRQDALEYHSSGRPGKIAVVPTKPLNNQRDLSLAYTPGVAEPCLQIAKNPEDAWRYTARGNLVAVVTNGTAVLGLGNIGALAGKPVMEGKGNLFKQFADIDVFDLEVGSEDPDDIIRFCQLLEPTVGGINLEDIRSPDCFYIEETLRKTMKIPVFHDDQHGTAIISGAALLNALEIAEKPISTVRVVFSGAGAAAISTAEHYVRLGVLRENILMCDREGVIYAGRPGGMDPYKARFANETDARTLTDALVDADVFVGLSVAGAVSGEMVSRMAPRPIIFALANPMPEILPDEVRSVRSDAIIATGRSDYPNQVNNVLGFPFIFRGALDVRATEVNEVMKMAATRALAHLAKEDVPESVARLYGLHSVHFGADYLIPFPFDPRVLLWVAPAVAWAAVASGATNEFIDLDEYRDQLEGRLGRARGLVRGLINRAQRDPKRVVFTEGYEPKIIRAAQQVLDEGIGEPILIGNPRDIEDIARRNGINIADIRLEDPATSPLRDKYAAYLWKRRQRKGLSLGEAHHQLYNSNYFGMCMVACGDADALLAGVNMHYPETIRPALEVIGAHPKAGLVSGMYMLVFEKQVVFCADTTVNINPTSDQLAQIAYAAARVVRTLGIEPRVAMLSFSNFGSVRHPDARKVSDAVAILRERHPDLIVDGEMQANTAVDEDLLRSTYPFSTLTEPANVLIFPDLSAGNIAYKLLNHLGGATAIGPILVGMDRAVHVLEQGADLQEIVNMAAVAVIDAQQREQRDRLEPEL, via the coding sequence ATGAAAAGACAAGACGCTCTCGAATATCACAGCTCGGGCCGGCCCGGCAAGATTGCCGTTGTACCTACCAAGCCGCTAAACAACCAGCGAGACCTCTCCCTGGCCTACACGCCAGGGGTCGCTGAGCCGTGCCTGCAAATCGCCAAGAATCCCGAGGATGCCTGGCGCTACACTGCGCGCGGCAACCTCGTCGCCGTAGTAACCAACGGCACCGCGGTCCTTGGCCTCGGCAACATTGGCGCCCTCGCCGGCAAGCCGGTGATGGAGGGCAAGGGTAATCTCTTCAAGCAGTTCGCGGACATCGACGTCTTCGACCTCGAAGTCGGCTCGGAAGATCCGGATGACATCATCCGCTTCTGTCAGCTGCTCGAGCCCACGGTCGGCGGCATCAATCTGGAAGACATCCGGTCGCCCGACTGCTTCTACATAGAAGAGACGCTCCGGAAGACCATGAAGATCCCGGTCTTCCACGACGACCAGCACGGCACCGCCATCATCTCCGGTGCCGCATTGCTCAATGCACTGGAGATAGCCGAAAAACCGATCTCCACCGTGCGCGTGGTCTTCTCCGGCGCCGGCGCCGCCGCAATTTCCACCGCCGAGCATTACGTCCGACTCGGCGTGCTGCGCGAAAATATCCTGATGTGCGACCGCGAAGGAGTCATCTACGCCGGCCGGCCCGGCGGGATGGATCCGTACAAGGCGCGCTTCGCGAATGAGACCGACGCGCGAACGTTGACTGACGCGCTGGTCGATGCCGACGTCTTCGTTGGCCTTTCCGTTGCGGGCGCCGTGAGTGGCGAGATGGTTTCCCGCATGGCTCCGCGCCCGATCATATTCGCGCTGGCCAATCCGATGCCGGAGATTCTTCCGGACGAGGTCCGCTCAGTGCGCTCCGATGCAATCATCGCGACGGGACGCAGCGACTATCCAAATCAGGTCAACAACGTTCTCGGCTTCCCGTTCATCTTCCGCGGTGCGCTGGACGTGCGCGCAACGGAAGTGAACGAAGTGATGAAGATGGCCGCGACTCGCGCGCTCGCGCACCTCGCAAAGGAAGACGTACCCGAGAGCGTGGCACGTCTCTACGGCTTGCACTCGGTTCATTTCGGCGCGGATTACCTGATTCCATTCCCGTTCGATCCGCGCGTTCTGCTGTGGGTAGCTCCCGCCGTGGCGTGGGCAGCGGTTGCGAGTGGCGCAACCAACGAGTTCATCGACCTCGACGAATACCGCGATCAGCTGGAAGGAAGGCTCGGCCGCGCTCGCGGACTCGTGCGAGGCCTGATCAATCGCGCACAGCGCGACCCCAAGCGCGTCGTCTTCACCGAAGGTTATGAGCCGAAGATTATACGTGCCGCACAGCAGGTGCTCGACGAGGGGATCGGTGAACCGATCCTGATCGGAAACCCGCGCGACATCGAGGACATCGCGCGTCGTAACGGCATCAACATTGCCGACATACGACTCGAAGATCCAGCCACTTCGCCACTACGCGACAAGTACGCCGCGTATCTCTGGAAGCGGCGCCAGCGCAAGGGCCTGAGCCTCGGCGAAGCGCATCACCAGCTGTACAACTCGAACTACTTCGGCATGTGCATGGTGGCGTGCGGCGACGCCGACGCCCTGCTGGCCGGAGTCAACATGCACTACCCCGAGACGATCCGCCCCGCGCTGGAAGTGATTGGAGCGCATCCCAAGGCCGGCCTCGTCAGTGGCATGTACATGCTCGTATTCGAAAAGCAGGTTGTGTTCTGCGCCGATACGACCGTGAACATCAACCCGACATCGGATCAGCTGGCACAGATCGCGTACGCTGCGGCGCGCGTAGTGCGCACGCTCGGAATCGAGCCGCGCGTCGCCATGTTGTCATTTTCCAACTTCGGCTCCGTCCGCCATCCGGACGCGCGCAAGGTCAGCGATGCCGTCGCCATTCTGCGCGAGCGTCATCCCGACCTTATCGTAGATGGTGAGATGCAGGCCAATACGGCGGTGGATGAAGATCTCCTTCGCTCGACGTACCCGTTCAGCACGCTGACAGAGCCGGCGAACGTGCTGATATTTCCGGATCTCAGCGCCGGCAACATTGCCTACAAGCTCCTTAATCATCTCGGAGGCGCCACCGCGATCGGCCCCATTCTGGTGGGAATGGATCGCGCGGTTCACGTACTCGAACAGGGCGCCGACCTCCAGGAGATCGTCAACATGGCTGCGGTGGCCGTGATCGACGCGCAGCAGCGTGAACAACGCGACCGGCTCGAGCCGGAGCTGTGA
- a CDS encoding DUF2946 family protein: MTATGAGARGRSRGLRVFALAFALLQIGLQGTFAVSDGYEQQASSHIAPVHAEIPGNHHHRLHDSDCVVCHVLASGSTVPPRAVPAWIGAERVSATPPTEMGARPYAIVAGSRLARAPPVKV, from the coding sequence ATGACGGCAACTGGCGCAGGCGCGCGCGGGCGGTCGCGGGGACTGAGAGTCTTCGCGCTCGCCTTCGCGTTGCTGCAGATCGGCCTTCAGGGAACGTTTGCGGTCAGCGACGGCTACGAGCAGCAGGCCAGCTCGCACATCGCGCCCGTTCACGCCGAGATACCGGGAAACCACCACCATCGACTGCACGACAGCGACTGCGTTGTCTGTCACGTCCTTGCGAGCGGTTCGACCGTGCCACCGCGTGCGGTTCCCGCATGGATCGGGGCGGAACGTGTTTCGGCTACGCCGCCGACCGAGATGGGTGCGCGTCCCTATGCCATCGTTGCCGGCTCCAGGCTCGCCCGTGCGCCGCCGGTGAAAGTGTGA
- a CDS encoding TolC family protein has product MSPARWTALLALCASSASAQQRPDTLLLTRAAAIQLALERNPQLDVAREQIAELRAAKVQAVAIPDPALTASLDGQPGLFRSSATGQKNVGATLQVPFPDKFRLRGNVAGADIRNAQANYTALQRQIAALTAEQYDSLLVALRHRTDFTEAQTLANDFLKRTQARFDAGTAPRLDVIKAQVDVAAATNDLISNERAIANASSGLNRFIGRQLGAPIVATDSLTVPPSLPSVDVLEREALNARPELAGLMAQRKGAHSATTLAREFWLPDLTLGVSRDVSGNSGPGVFSTGLAFPLPLLFWQHTKGEVSQSLHFERELAASYRDLEAQVGQDVRNAYTAASTSLRQAIYIRDELLPAAREAYRSTAASYAIGGSSAFEVIDARRTLLAAQSQYSDALAAANTSRSDLERAVSVPLETIASGPNQ; this is encoded by the coding sequence ATGTCCCCAGCACGCTGGACTGCGCTGCTCGCACTTTGTGCAAGCAGCGCGTCTGCCCAACAACGTCCTGATACACTTCTACTGACTCGTGCGGCCGCGATCCAGCTCGCGCTCGAGCGCAACCCGCAGCTCGACGTTGCGCGCGAGCAGATCGCGGAGCTTCGCGCAGCCAAGGTGCAGGCTGTGGCCATTCCCGATCCGGCACTCACGGCGTCGCTGGATGGGCAGCCCGGCCTGTTCCGCTCCTCGGCTACCGGCCAGAAAAATGTCGGTGCAACGCTGCAGGTTCCGTTTCCCGACAAGTTCCGCTTGCGCGGCAACGTCGCGGGTGCCGACATACGCAACGCGCAGGCGAACTACACTGCGCTCCAGCGTCAGATTGCTGCCCTCACCGCCGAGCAATACGATTCGCTGTTGGTCGCGCTGCGACATCGAACGGATTTTACCGAAGCACAGACGCTCGCAAACGACTTTCTCAAGCGCACTCAGGCGCGGTTCGATGCCGGGACGGCACCGCGGCTGGACGTCATCAAGGCGCAGGTGGACGTTGCCGCGGCGACCAACGATCTGATATCGAACGAGCGCGCGATTGCGAACGCATCGTCGGGATTGAATCGCTTCATCGGGCGGCAGCTTGGCGCTCCAATTGTAGCGACGGATTCGCTGACGGTGCCTCCGTCGCTCCCCTCGGTCGATGTGCTCGAGCGCGAGGCGTTGAATGCGCGGCCAGAGCTCGCGGGTCTCATGGCGCAGCGCAAGGGAGCACACTCCGCCACCACTCTCGCGCGTGAATTCTGGCTTCCCGATCTCACACTCGGCGTTTCGCGCGACGTTTCAGGCAACAGCGGGCCTGGCGTTTTCTCCACCGGGCTCGCATTCCCGCTTCCCTTGCTGTTCTGGCAGCATACGAAAGGCGAGGTGAGCCAGTCGCTGCATTTCGAGCGCGAGTTGGCCGCATCTTACCGCGATCTCGAAGCGCAGGTTGGCCAGGACGTGCGAAACGCATATACCGCGGCGAGCACGTCGCTACGGCAGGCGATCTACATACGTGATGAGTTGCTTCCGGCAGCACGTGAGGCGTACCGGTCGACCGCCGCGAGCTATGCAATTGGCGGATCGTCCGCGTTCGAAGTCATCGACGCACGCCGCACTCTGCTCGCTGCGCAGAGTCAGTATTCCGACGCACTGGCCGCGGCCAACACGTCCAGATCCGATCTGGAACGAGCTGTAAGTGTGCCACTCGAAACCATCGCTTCCGGACCGAACCAATGA
- a CDS encoding efflux RND transporter periplasmic adaptor subunit translates to MSMKSFCLIAGLVLLSACGGSDESANTATPASAKPSNLTLTAEQQGRIHLDTIAPSKFYSSVSTTGTVAFNGDRSTQVLSPVSGPVTRLLVQPGTVVARGAALATVSSPDFAAAVGSYRKAVASATNLQRIADQDAQLFKTDALSRRDLEQAQTDAASAIADREAALEQIRSLGIDPAVIANATNGGSTGAIPGVIRAPIAGTVVERLITPGQLLQAGATPAFTIADLSTVWVMANVFESDLASVHKGEHVTVTSAVSPTPFDGTVDYVGALVDSSTRATSVRLVVRNRDDLLKRDMYVNVAIRANRQKSGILAPVSAVLRDDQNLPFVFVATGNSPNVQYARRSVTLGARIGDDYEVLSGLNAGDRVVAEGALFLQFAESL, encoded by the coding sequence ATGAGCATGAAGTCATTCTGTTTGATTGCTGGCCTCGTACTCCTCTCGGCTTGTGGCGGGTCGGACGAGTCGGCCAATACCGCGACGCCGGCATCGGCGAAGCCGTCCAACCTCACGCTCACGGCGGAGCAACAGGGGCGGATTCACCTGGACACCATTGCGCCGTCGAAGTTCTATTCCAGCGTATCGACAACCGGTACAGTCGCGTTCAATGGTGACAGATCGACGCAGGTGCTGTCACCGGTTTCGGGCCCCGTAACCAGGCTGCTCGTGCAGCCTGGCACCGTCGTCGCGCGCGGCGCCGCACTGGCCACGGTTTCGTCTCCGGACTTCGCAGCGGCAGTCGGTAGCTATCGCAAGGCGGTTGCGTCGGCGACGAACCTTCAGCGAATTGCCGACCAGGACGCGCAACTCTTCAAGACCGATGCGCTGTCGCGCCGCGATCTCGAGCAGGCCCAGACCGACGCCGCGTCTGCAATCGCTGACCGGGAGGCGGCGCTCGAGCAGATAAGATCGCTCGGCATCGATCCCGCTGTGATCGCGAACGCGACGAACGGGGGCAGTACCGGAGCGATACCGGGTGTAATTCGTGCGCCGATTGCCGGAACGGTAGTCGAGCGGCTCATCACACCAGGACAGCTGCTCCAGGCAGGGGCAACGCCAGCGTTCACAATTGCGGACCTGTCGACTGTGTGGGTAATGGCGAACGTGTTCGAGTCCGACCTCGCCAGCGTGCACAAGGGCGAGCACGTGACGGTGACGAGCGCCGTGAGTCCGACGCCATTCGACGGCACTGTCGACTACGTGGGGGCGCTGGTCGATTCCTCCACCCGCGCGACATCCGTGCGTCTCGTGGTGCGCAACCGCGACGATCTGCTCAAGCGGGACATGTACGTGAACGTCGCGATCAGGGCGAATCGCCAGAAGTCGGGAATCCTGGCACCTGTAAGCGCCGTGCTTCGCGACGATCAGAACCTTCCTTTCGTCTTTGTCGCGACCGGCAATTCGCCCAACGTGCAGTATGCGCGGCGCAGCGTCACACTTGGCGCGCGTATCGGCGATGACTACGAGGTACTGTCTGGCCTGAATGCCGGCGATCGCGTGGTTGCAGAGGGCGCGTTGTTCCTGCAGTTCGCGGAGAGCCTGTGA
- a CDS encoding HD domain-containing protein → MEIIRDPIWNNIRVDSLALELVDTPVFQRLRYVRQLGLAYFVYPGATHTRFEHALGAYHLCRIAIGLLRERGIADVPEEECTVTTIAALLHDVGHYPFSHALEEIGATNHEEVATALVTTGPVASILRSRIGENAPERIIALIRGEADSPLQGLVSGSLDLDKIEYLKRDAHMCGVAYGEIDVDRLINSMVLVGDPVTGLQTVGVAEKGLSALESLLFAKYQMYRNVYWHHAVRSATAMYKRVVEDACDSGTLTQEKLVSFTDEGLLYFLQDRAPSPLLAALRSRHLFKRVAEWPASELDDGFGDWIGNDRKRTRAAENALGSMLGLKSGELLLDYPEKTQMLGLDIAVLRRDATVETLTNRGISGAINLPRLSEELYRSARWLRVFTARRLEASADEIMRTIAAS, encoded by the coding sequence ATGGAAATCATCCGCGACCCCATCTGGAACAACATTCGCGTCGACTCGTTGGCGCTGGAACTGGTGGACACACCGGTATTCCAGCGCCTTCGTTACGTCCGGCAGTTGGGGCTCGCGTATTTCGTATATCCCGGCGCGACTCACACGCGCTTCGAGCATGCGCTCGGCGCATATCACCTGTGCCGGATTGCGATCGGCCTGCTGCGCGAGCGCGGAATCGCCGACGTACCCGAAGAAGAGTGCACCGTGACTACGATTGCGGCGCTGCTGCATGACGTCGGCCACTACCCCTTCTCCCACGCTCTGGAAGAGATTGGCGCGACCAATCACGAGGAGGTGGCGACTGCGCTCGTGACGACCGGCCCCGTGGCGTCGATTCTTCGCTCCCGGATCGGAGAGAACGCCCCCGAGCGAATCATCGCGCTGATCCGGGGCGAGGCGGATTCCCCGCTTCAGGGACTGGTGTCCGGATCGCTCGATCTCGACAAGATCGAATACTTGAAGCGCGATGCACACATGTGCGGAGTCGCATACGGCGAGATCGATGTGGACCGGCTGATCAACTCGATGGTGCTCGTCGGCGATCCAGTCACGGGACTCCAGACTGTCGGCGTCGCCGAGAAGGGACTGTCCGCGCTGGAATCGCTGCTGTTCGCGAAGTACCAGATGTACCGCAACGTGTACTGGCACCATGCAGTGCGCAGCGCTACGGCGATGTACAAGCGTGTGGTGGAAGACGCGTGCGATAGCGGAACACTGACACAGGAGAAGCTCGTCAGCTTTACAGATGAGGGACTGCTCTACTTTTTGCAGGATCGTGCACCGTCGCCACTGCTGGCCGCGCTTCGCTCGCGCCATCTCTTCAAGCGCGTGGCTGAATGGCCCGCATCCGAACTCGACGACGGATTCGGCGACTGGATCGGCAACGACCGCAAGCGCACTCGTGCCGCGGAGAACGCGCTGGGCTCGATGCTCGGTTTGAAGAGCGGCGAGCTGTTGCTGGACTACCCCGAGAAGACGCAGATGCTGGGGCTGGACATAGCAGTATTGCGACGCGATGCGACCGTCGAGACACTCACCAATCGCGGAATCTCTGGCGCGATAAATCTCCCGCGACTGTCGGAAGAACTGTATCGCTCCGCGCGCTGGCTGCGCGTGTTCACCGCGCGTCGGCTGGAAGCCTCAGCGGATGAGATAATGCGGACCATCGCGGCTTCCTGA